Proteins encoded within one genomic window of Haematobia irritans isolate KBUSLIRL chromosome 5, ASM5000362v1, whole genome shotgun sequence:
- the LOC142237869 gene encoding sialin gives MVVSNLPCLKIPKRFNIGVMLFMACLMSYMMRVNLSINIIAMVENTDANSTEILPDYGPRYEWSQSDQALLLGAFFYGYMITSLPAGMLAENFGGKAVAGYSCLLAAVLTALTPVAASWDKWAVWAIRFGIGFLTGVVYPCCHNLVSKWAPPDEKGKFIAALMGGTFGTVITWPISGVIIENMGWDWAFYMVAIFVAIVCTAWFIIVDDSPAQHSTISATEREYIEKSLGDTVSDKKRYPPYKALIFSLPFWSLLLLHYGSMWGLFFLITATPKFLSEVLGFNLSSAGFLSSLPHLARLICAFGFGSLADLIRRKNWLNVTKMRKVFCLPSHVIPGIFLVILAFFGKDPYVCVAIMTISLGFNGAATASNLQNSQDLAPNYAGTLYGIINCVGTTPGIFSPMIVAAFTKESNTIEQWHYIFLIGAAVYIIPAFIFWIFGSGKIQKWNELDTTSSKEEIVNTKL, from the exons ATGGTTGTCTCAAATTTACCATGTC taaAAATACCAAAACGGTTCAATATCGGTGTCATGTTATTTATGGCCTGCCTCATGAGTTACATGATGCGTGTGAATTTATCCATAAATATCATAGCCATGGTAGAAAACACAGatgctaattctacagaaattttgccaGAT TACGGCCCACGTTACGAATGGAGCCAAAGTGATCAAGCTCTActcttgggtgcatttttctatGGCTATATGATTACCTCCTTGCCAGCTGGCATGTTAGCCGAAAATTTCGGTGGAAAAGCTGTAGCAGGTTATAGTTGTTTGCTAGCCGCAGTTTTGACTGCCCTAACACCAGTAGCAGCATCATGGGATAAATGGGCCGTGTGGGCGATACGTTTTGGCATTGGTTTCTTGAcg GGTGTAGTTTAtccatgttgtcataatttggtATCGAAGTGGGCTCCTCCAGATGAGAAAGGCAAATTCATTGCTGCCCTAATGGGTGGAACCTTTGGTACTGTTATAACATGGCCCATTAGTGGTGTGATTATAGAAAACATGGGTTGGGACTGGGCTTTCTATATGGTGGCCATTTTTGTGGCAATTGTCTGCACAGCTTGGTTTATTATAGTGGATGATAGCCCTGCCCAACACAGTACGATTAGTGCTACGGAAAGAGAATATATTGAAAAGAGTTTGGGTGATACAGTTTCCGATAAGAAA CGCTATCCTCCTTACAAAGCTCTTATCTTCTCCTTGCCTTTCTGGTCTTTGTTACTTTTGCATTATGGTAGCATGTGGGGATTGTTCTTCTTGATTACCGCCACACCCAAGTTCTTAAGTGAAGTTTTAGGCTTTAATTTGTCATCTGCCGGTTTCCTCTCGTCTCTACCTCATTTGGCTCGTTTGATTTGTGCCTTCGGATTTGGTTCTTTGGCTGATTTGATAAGACGTAAAAATTGGTTGAATGTTACAAAGATGAGGAAGGTTTTCTGTCTACCAT CTCACGTCATTCCTGGTATTTTCTTGGTGATCTTGGCATTCTTTGGCAAAGATCCTTACGTATGTGTTGCCATCATGACTATATCACTAGGCTTCAATGGTGCCGCTACTGCTTCAAATCTACAAAATAGTCAAGATCTTGCTCCCAACTATGCTGGAACTTTGTATGGTATCATTAATTGTGTGGGTACTACCCCTGGTATCTTCTCGCCAATGATTGTTGCTGCATTTACTAAAGAAAGT aaCACCATTGAACAATGGCACTATATCTTCCTGATCGGAGCTGCTGTCTATATTATACCTGCCTTTATTTTCTGGATCTTTGGTTcaggaaaaattcaaaaatggaATGAACTCGATACAACTTCTTCAAAAGAAGAAATAGTTAATACAAAATTGTAA